The segment ACAGGCCAGTGGAAAGGCATGGCTGTCCAAATTTGAGGAAGATGACCTTTatcattttatgtcatttttttgaGCCACACCCAActtcacagagagagatgaagtaCAGCCACACCTGTACCTGTTTGTGCAACGCTCTTAATCACTGCATTATACACATTTGTTGAATCACACCAAAATCGTGCAGTGAGGTAGATAACCTACTGCTAAACCAACCAGCCGCAGCAGTTGTTTTCAAGCTGTTCTAGTTTCTACAATGAAGTATTCAGGGTATTGAAATAATACCCTGAATACATATAAAATCAAGGATAATATTAAAATTCcaaacgtacacacacacacacacacacacgctccagTGTAAGCTAAATACAGTTATCAGTTTCATATTTCTACGTGGTTTCTTCTTTAATACAATCTGCGGAATCTGTCCGTGTGATTAGTGGTTTGTCTGTTACTTGGATTATGTTTCATTCAGCTGTAATGGCAGTAACATCTAGACAGGGTTGGGTGAATAATGCAACCACTGACAGAGTGACCAATGACAAACATTATCAGTTTGGCAAAATTAGCAAACTGATAATGTATTTTCTTATAATTGCCCATCTCCATTTTGAGATCCATCAAGACCAATGCACAAACAAtcttaatatatataaaaaaaaaaatagaatttaatgCATGTCTTTAACTTCACTTTGACACCCTTGAAAGTTATAATACGTGAGCATTCTGCAGCCTGACCTCTAAACTACATGATCACGAGGATAAAAATCAACTAATGAATTCAGATTCAACCCTGAACACCTTTTGGAACAGCTCACTTTTACAGAGTCAGCGCTACAGTCTTGATTGACAGACGAGAGAGATTCTAGCAGCATTAACTGGAATCAAGCACATTTAGCATAGATCAATTCTCCATTCAAGATCTGTACCCATACAGCACagtgatattaaaaaaaaaaacaaaaacaaaaggcacaTTGGCCACATTAAATGGGTTATCCTTAATGATCCAAATTCTGAATCAGTCtatacaaaaatatacatacacTATCTGTGCAGTGAACAGACTCATTCTGAAATACAACATTGCACAATAAAATCACCCACAAGTTCAATAATATACACGTTCCCACAAACAGTTTTTTGGACATgccattataaaataaaaaaaaaaaatctcttaacCCAGCTACAAGAAAACCACCACCAACACTTTTTtctggacagagacagacttgTAGACGGTTCCATTGGGGACCATTTCAACCCAGATGAGCAAAAGGCACTTAATCCAGGGGGGTGCAGCTGCTTCACCAAGCAGTGAGTTCCAGGCACTGCAGGCCTGGTCCTCACCAGCTCAAAGCTCAGCAGCGATGTCCCACTTTTCATCCACTCATTAAGGCAATGGTCCAGTCTGCGCTGGGTCCAGCAGACCCCAGTTCACACTGGTTCGTTGGCCAGTGCAGGAGGATTTGGCAGTGTGTGCACTTCAGACTGAATGGGCGCTCTTTGCCTCAGAGGAACTGTAGTCACATCTGGGATAAATTCAGGGTTTACTGTCGGTCTGTGAAAGTCAGACTCTATGGACAGTGCTAGCGCCGCTGGCCGAACCATCTGAACTGGCAAATGTGAAGATGCAGGCTCATCTGGTGACGTAGAGGCCACTGATTTAGCAGGTAACATGTGAAAGTTCACCACCGGCTGTGATGAATGTATAGGTTCCTGGGGTTGTGAGGATggggacagtgtgtgtgttggtggatgCTGAGCACATGGCTCATTTTGTCCTGGTGGCCCCACATGTGTGCACTGGGCCTGTGTTCTTGCAAGATGCTGTGCAGTGGAGTAGTAAGGCAGGAATGGCCTCTCTTGTGCACAGGTCCGCATGGCCAGATAGGTGTGCATCAGCAGGTGGGGGAAACGGGAGGTGAAGTACAAGACAAAGTCATCAGGGATTGAGCCCAGTGTCTCCTGTACCTCAGCAGGCAATTCTCGGTAATGGTGTTTCTGTCAGGGAAATTTAATTTAGGGACATTTAAATTGTGACCTTATAAATCAGTGTCAATGACACTAAGCACTTTATTACAGACATGAAAACACCCTCTTACCTTGTTTCTCATCGCGCGTAACAGGTCTCGTACTGATCCACCCTTATAGGACCGAAATTTCCGTAGATCTGCCAAAGAGAGATAAAATTACTCTTTTACTGACAGAATACAGCTGTGATTTAACTCAATCTTGTAATCAAGTACTCAAGTTATTGATCAGCACTGGTCATTTAAACCACATGACACAAGTACTGAGATGcaatttttattataataaaaataaggggaaaataataatatattaaatatatgaaattataatatttattaCTGTATGCCCAGATGACAAGCTCAGATTTATCTGTCTGTACTTTTCTTACCTAAAAGAATTATTGATTACGACTAACTGGTTTTATTGGGGGATAAAAAGTAATGCTATTATTCATTAGtaatttaaacaacaaacaactaaGTGCAAAACCAAAAGAGAGGCTGTTGTAGAAAACAGACTTGTGATAGTACAAGTGACAATGCAAGTAGGAAACTTTTCTCTGTAAACCGGATACAGCACACGGGTCTGCTATGAATGTACATCAAAGATGCAGCTAGGCATTTCTCCAACTATCTCTAAAATATAATTCTAATCTGGTCAAATTGTCAAAGAGAGACAGGACTCTGTTCAAAGAGGGGGCTCAAGGGGCTTGTATTTGACATTGTGTGAATGTTTAGGCCCATTTCATACCTGTTTGCAGGGGAACTGTGATGTGCTCTCTCCAGTCACCCTTGACAACagccctcccccctctctccagcTGTCTCACAATTGGCCCATCTAGCGGTTCCTTTTCGATTCTGTCACTGACATCCTGCAAGCAACCACAAAGATCCAGagcaataaaacatttcatgcaGGCATTTGGTGCCGTTTGATACAAAAGAGTTagcattaaaatgaaagtaagtTAGTGAAAAATGCATCCAGAACATTAATTGGATTTATAGATTTAGACAAAGTCAGGCTGTGTAAATATGCAGACAATCTTTACTGTACTCAGATACAGTTTGTGTAAGAAAAGGTAGGAACTGCATCAGAGGCAGCCTAAAAAATTAATCTTTACAATAAGCACTCAAAttgataaattattaataacCTGAAAGAACTGTAGCTCCTTCTCTAGGCTCCAGAAGAAAGGGTGTTTGAGAAGACTCTCAGCTGAAGGTCTACAGTGGGGCTCCATGCTCATCATCTGCTCTATCAGATCTCTGGCTACAATATCGCCTGTAAAGCATTTTCAAACACGTCATATATTTTTActataaaacaacaaacctcACATTAGTGGCATTGTAcattgtgcatattttatgtTGCTAAGGAAACAAAAGCGGAAGGGCAGTCCTCACTGTGCTTATCAGTTTGCAGATGGTCGAGGTTGTATGTGCCCAGGAGGATGTTTGCTTGCCTCTGCAGAGACTTCCCAAAAGGGTGACTTCCCTGAGACACAACGTAGTAAAACACGCAACCAGCAGAGAAGATATCAACAGCGCAGGTCTaccagggaaagaaaaaaaaaatacacttagGTCACTGCATGGTATACAATGAAACACAGAATGTTTGTGTACATTATCAAGTTCTGTATTTCACCCTGTGTTTATTTAGCTCACAGTGCCAACCTTGCTTCTATCATAAAAATGGCTACCACAGCCAAAATCAAACTTGGTCTCAGGAGTCTTTGAGATGTCATTATGTGTACCATTAAGTATGAATCTTTTTGTCATGTCAGCCCAGGTATCATGAGGTTGCACAGTGAACATGCTTCTTCGAGACCAAAATATGATAAAAGATGCTCTGATGGCCTTATTGTTATATTGTTGCGTAATTAATATAAGATGGGAAGGATAACTCTTGCCAAAAGTTAATCACTGTGTCCTTGTTTTGAATTCTGACAACAGTACTTGGAAGCATCATGAGAGAACTGATATTGCACCACTGACTCACTGGATTGTCTTTGCAGTCCTCACTGAGAACCTCAGGGGCAATCCAGCCTTCAGTGCCTGGCACCCCGGACCTTCTGCTGAAACTGTGGCGGCCCACTGCTAGCTTCTTACACAAGCCAAAGTCAGAAATCATGGCACGGACCCGACCATGGGCATTGGGCATGGACACCAGGATATTGTGTGGTTTCAGGTCTCTGTGGACTGGAGCATGTAGGTGAGAGATTTTTGGTCATGTCATGGTGTATTTACTATTTAGAAATGCACAACAAccagtaataataaaaataacagagtGAAAGCGATTCTATTTTTACAGATGGATACCTATGTTGAGAGAGTGCAGATGGGCCAGACCAGACATGGTCTGTTGAAGCAGCATAACAGGCTCTAGTCCATGACGGTTGAAATCCCTTTTCTCCACATACTTGAAACATGAAAGAGAGCAATCAGTGAAGCCCAAAAACCATTACATGcttcttataaaaaaaaaaaacttgacttcTAAGACATTCATTACCTCCTGAAGTGAAGCAGCACACAGCTCAATGGCGATATATTGAAACTGACGGTCCCTCTCAGTGCAGAAGTAGCGGATGACATTTGGGTGCTCGTCTGATTCCCTCAACAGCTGAACTTCTCTGTCTGCAAAGCTGAAGCATTCTGGGAGAATTCTCTTCACTGCCACTGGACGGTTGTCAAACTGACCCCTTGTTGAGAAAAATACAAGTACAACATTGTAATAAAGCTACATTTCCGTTGTGTTTCACAAATTACAGAGAAGCTATTAATAATTGCTCAAACTCACTTGTACACAATGGTGCCCTCAGCCCCGTGACCCAACACCTCTTTTGGATGGAAAGTAATGTTGCCCACTCGGACAACATTAGAGTCCTCATCTGACAAGACAAATGCATAActacaataaataattttacacAGGAAAAACTGCTCTGTAactgtgcagacagacacagacacagaccaaaAATAAACGGTCTCCTTTACCTCCATCTTCATTCTCATTGGCCGAACTGCCCAACTCAGACACGGACAGATTGGAGTGGTTGGAGGCGCGGGGGGTGTTGTTGGGGCTGCTGTGGTCTGAACATTCAGACCGAGTGTGGGCCCCCTCCAGGTAGTCACTGTCTGGAGCCAGGCTCAAGCCCACATCTGCAGGGGGAAACGGCTGCTGCCTCTGGAGAAGCTCCAAcctctcctccatctgtctctgaaactcctgatgctgcagctgctgctgcttgtgtacACTCTGCAGCAAAAGAGGACACCACATTTAAGGCCTGATTAATTGTagttattaacatttatttcacagctaacctttatttttattattaattattaattattaattattattaatattaataataacaataataataacattattaataataacaacaacaacaacaacaacaactattattattcaattaaaaaaaacttcaaataaaacagcttttttcatAATTTGGCCAAAGCTTTCCAAACTTTCTGGCTCAAGACTCTCAACAAGAAGAAGCTGGGGCTGCTTCTCTTCTTGCAGATGTCCATTAGTTGTTAGCATTTCAACAAAGGCCCCAACCAcacaaaaaattcaaacatgacTACAACTTTatgacttttgctttttttctttcctaacACAATTATTCATTGACAATCAACCAGTTGGGATGCATTGGAGTAAACTACCACTTAGGTATTTATATACATACTATACACTTAGCAGCGCGGCAGAATAATGTTTAAcgctgctgcctcacaacaaCAGGCCCGCGGGTTCGGCTCctgggcctggagcctttctgtgcagagtttgcatcttctcccaCTGGGTTTCTTTTGGGGTAgtctgttttcctcccaccatccaaagacgtacatgtttaggttaactggtgactctaaattgtctgcaggtctgagtgtgagtggtttgtctctgtctgtttctgtgtggcgAATTTATAATCCCCACCATCAAGTACAGACAGACGACATGTAATGCCTTAGAATCAATAATCTATTATTGCACTTCTTgtaaattttttaataaatgataattttttttagaatgaGTCAATTTGGTCCAGTTTTCGTTATGATGGCGATCTTTCATATGGAATATACAATATTTCTTCATGTATTGATTTAAATGTCATCTCTACATGGGGTAGGTATTCAGTCCACTAGATGGTGCTGTTAGACTTACTTTGGGGTAGGTAATCACAAAGGCCACCCATCCAGCCAGTAGGAAGGTGGAGAAGATGATTGTGGCCATGTCTTTTAGCATAGAGTCCACCGGTGCTTCTGGACGCACAGTGCGACCACCGACCTCAGGTTCTTGGATTGATGTTTCAGAAAGAGGAGTAGGTGGGCTGTCATCCATGCCACTATCATTCACCTTCTGTAAGATGTGGAGAAGAAGCAGCATAAGtgaggacagggaggacagTTAAACCTTAATAGATGCtttgaagtttgtttgttttttttttgtttgtttttttttttagataaatcAAAAAAGCTAATACACTGAGACAAACCTCCTCTACTTTCTTGTCAGTGGTTGGAGGGATGACATTGGCTTGATTGCGGGGGAAGCTTTCGGGGAACTTCTCCAGGATCTTGTTATGCGCTTCAGGGGGTGTCTCATGATGACCTGAAAAAGTTAGCTTTTTAATAACTTGCTTTGTAATTGTTCGTATCAGTATCAGAATCAGTTGGGCATCTTTAGAGGTTGTGATGCTAAAGTAATTTTACTGTTCTGCTTAAATGCCAAGTAAACTATATTTGGCTGTTCCACTACTATTCACATGCTCCATTGTATCATACAGCAGAGGACAGTCTCATCCTAGCAGTGACTCACAGACGATTCAGGGTCTTGGACTTAATGGGAAGAACAGTACAGAGATTCAAACCTCGCAATTTACAGTCATGACCACTTTAAAGGGGTTTTTGTCTTGATGTCAAAGCATGATTCtatttaatgaaacaaagaTTCTTCCTGTTACTGTCTAAATCATGTTCTAAAATATTACCTATTAGGAGGAGGTAGTTCCTCATGAAGTTAATCCGGTTTTGCTTCCGAAGTGCCAAATTGAGCTTGACACTAGTACTTGGTGTGATGACGCATTCCTtatcctcttctgtctcctgaCTGTCAGGACCCTCCAGCAAGGGAAAAGTGCTGCCACGGGGCTgtggataaacacacacaaatatttaagACCTTCAATATTTCTCTATGAGTGATAGAATACTAATCTAGTGACTTGAGCTGGTGCAAGTCAGAACACAACTGAAACAGGATGTATGATTTGAATCTCACTGGCATACctgaaaactaaaactgaagATTAAGAACCATGAAACAAGACCATAAATAAGCAAAGTAAGTAATTAGAGAACTATGCAACACATCAATAGGCCTACTTGCtatgtgtttaatttaaattaacatGACAGTTTAACTCACCACAACAGTGACTCCATCATGCACCAGGGAGGGAGATGCGTATAGACTGGTGGAGTATTTACCCACATACAAAGTGGCCCTGGAGGGAACAAGTTTGGTCAAACAACTGCAAGCTGAAGTGATGAAGTACTTTACACAACATCTCACAGCAACAGCACTCTAATAGTTCTTCTAATAATAAAGATACAATCTTGAGGAGTATGCGTCATTGCAAAgtcacaataattttttttacttctccaTCGCCTACCTAAACTGTCACAGTGGATCAACCACTGAAAGTACAGTTTTTCAACAGAAGCAGGTGTGAGCacgaaatataaaaataaaagttaactactgtgtgaaacacaaaagcacCGTTCTGCACACACTTGTTATATATTACACGTCTAGACTCAATCCAAAACGTTAAGCAATCTTACATTAATCCTGACTATGAAAGTTGTAACATGTTTAACAGAAGTATTGGCAAATCCAAAATTTCAGAATATCAAAGAGCACAAAccccccccgccaaaaaaaaaaaaaaaaaaaaaaaaaaacgtcttaTAATATGATGGGACAAAACATCAGTAAGTCATCACACTTAGTCTGCTTACATGAACTTATTCTTGGGCTTTTTCTCTTTAGGAAATGGGTATTTCCACTGGGTAATGCGGCCAACCTCTCCCGACATGAAAGTTAGGTAACGCAGAGTTTCCACAGCCACGTTTGTATGGGTTACTTTGCGGAGGCCCTCACGCTGCCAAATATACATGGCAACCACCGGAGAGTTGTAGTTCTGAACCCACTGAATGTCTCCAGACTCACTGTCCACAGTGACCACGAGGCCATCGCCGTTGGACACAAAATGAGCCATCTCTGTTGGGAACCAAAGAGCAGACGTGATTAGCACtctgaaaaaaattacaaaattgcCAGTGTCCAATAGTCTTACTGTATTTGGTGTCATCATCAGGAAGAGTGGAGGCGTAGTCAGAATAGGTGGCATTCCAACGCAGCTCTCTGCTCTTGGTGTCATACATGGTTATGGTATACTctaaaggagaaacaaaaaacagctatttatccacacaaaaaaaacaacaatggtATTCCTTTCCTTTCCCAGGCAAGTTACAAAAAGGCCTTGGGTAACTATTCCTGGGTGTGAAAGCTAGGAAGTGTTAGGTTTCTTTTGCCTCAAAAGATGGGATTCATAAGAACAAATTGTGGGGATGCATTGAAACAATTTGCTGTTGGGAGACAAAGTGGGCGTTGACTTGACATCAAATCAAGCATCGATATCAGGTTTTCAATTTGTAAGGCTACAATTAGCACCT is part of the Echeneis naucrates chromosome 8, fEcheNa1.1, whole genome shotgun sequence genome and harbors:
- the ern1 gene encoding serine/threonine-protein kinase/endoribonuclease IRE1; the encoded protein is MDWTASSRALVWCALALLCCAGLPQKGFCSAGTVSLPESLLFVSTLDGNLHAVNKKSGSIKWTLKEDPVLQVPTHVAEPAFLPDPNDGSLYSLGGKNNEGLTKLPFTIPELVQASPCRSSDGVLYMGKKQDLWYVVDILTGEKQQTLTSSFAEMLCPSSSLLYLGRTEYTITMYDTKSRELRWNATYSDYASTLPDDDTKYKMAHFVSNGDGLVVTVDSESGDIQWVQNYNSPVVAMYIWQREGLRKVTHTNVAVETLRYLTFMSGEVGRITQWKYPFPKEKKPKNKFMATLYVGKYSTSLYASPSLVHDGVTVVPRGSTFPLLEGPDSQETEEDKECVITPSTSVKLNLALRKQNRINFMRNYLLLIGHHETPPEAHNKILEKFPESFPRNQANVIPPTTDKKVEEKVNDSGMDDSPPTPLSETSIQEPEVGGRTVRPEAPVDSMLKDMATIIFSTFLLAGWVAFVITYPKSVHKQQQLQHQEFQRQMEERLELLQRQQPFPPADVGLSLAPDSDYLEGAHTRSECSDHSSPNNTPRASNHSNLSVSELGSSANENEDGDEDSNVVRVGNITFHPKEVLGHGAEGTIVYKGQFDNRPVAVKRILPECFSFADREVQLLRESDEHPNVIRYFCTERDRQFQYIAIELCAASLQEYVEKRDFNRHGLEPVMLLQQTMSGLAHLHSLNIVHRDLKPHNILVSMPNAHGRVRAMISDFGLCKKLAVGRHSFSRRSGVPGTEGWIAPEVLSEDCKDNPTCAVDIFSAGCVFYYVVSQGSHPFGKSLQRQANILLGTYNLDHLQTDKHSDIVARDLIEQMMSMEPHCRPSAESLLKHPFFWSLEKELQFFQDVSDRIEKEPLDGPIVRQLERGGRAVVKGDWREHITVPLQTDLRKFRSYKGGSVRDLLRAMRNKKHHYRELPAEVQETLGSIPDDFVLYFTSRFPHLLMHTYLAMRTCAQERPFLPYYSTAQHLARTQAQCTHVGPPGQNEPCAQHPPTHTLSPSSQPQEPIHSSQPVVNFHMLPAKSVASTSPDEPASSHLPVQMVRPAALALSIESDFHRPTVNPEFIPDVTTVPLRQRAPIQSEVHTLPNPPALANEPV